The Rhododendron vialii isolate Sample 1 chromosome 3a, ASM3025357v1 nucleotide sequence tgaattttgaagctCCTAAAAGACTTGTTTTCTGGGAGCTGCAGATCGCCATCAACATCTTATAATGAGCATCACTAGCCACATTGTCAACAGGTAAAAAGACAAGGAACTTACTCTCTTTCCATCAGGACCTGTGTACCAATGGCCGCCAGATTGACCAACTGCATGAACCCGTCTTTTCCCAGCATCTTTCGGAATTTACCCACCTTCAGAGCCTTGTGATACCACTTCAGCAGCTGATTTTCCCCCCCTTCTTGAGCTTCTCAGCATTACTTGTCCCAGCTGCTTGGTGTTTAGAACCTTTACCCTTGCTAAATTAACAACTGAAAACACAGAAAAGGTACATCGCCTTAGAAACACGGTTAAAAACTTCTTACCAAAATAGTGTAGATAAGCTGAAGTGACTGCAAAGCACAGTACCTGTAATCAATAACAGATGCGAAGGAATGCTTGTTCACACTGTTATGTATAGCACCCGGAGGGAAAAAGTAGGATAAACGACTGCTGACTAATTTCTGGATCCTAGGGTCATTGTGGAAAAAATGTCAATGAGCAGGGGGAATAGGGTCCCCCAAATGGTGCTCATCATTATTGATACTAAAGGTTTGATTACTGCATTCATTGTCACTTTTAGACTTATCATGCCTCGGAACAAAATCTCCCTTCTTCTCCTTTCCAGATCTGAAATATTCTTCAATCTTCACAGAACTCGTCCAGAGCAGGAGTGGGGATGTGGACACTCTTCTCTGTATAGAAATCTTTCCAAAAATCCTCTGTTTGAGATACACTGATGCTTTAGTTCTCTTCAGTTGACTCGTAGTTGGATTACCATCATTACATTGTTTCTCCTTCATAGGTGATTCTACTTTATTAGTCTCTTTGTTTGCATCTTCACTAACAGAAGGAtcatcagaatcagaatcaATCAACTGGAATCTTCTCAGGGGACTGACAGTAAACTTTGAAAACAACGGTTTATTACTACTCGTCTCCAAGCTTGCAGAGGCTGAGGTTCTTGAAGCCTCTTTCCTTTTAGTCACCTGCCGCGGGCTTGCTGGTTGCTTGGTCAAAGCCCCATGTCCATGCAATGGGAACTTTGAACTGCTACATCCAGACTGGCAAGGCATCGACGGATGCTCCTTTTCTGTGACGAATTGacgagaaaacatcaaaaaaacGTCAATAACTGAGCAAAAGGTAGAAATAGGTGGCACAATGTTCCGTAATTGGAACTTGTGAGTCAACACCAAGttctaaattttttaaccaaatagGGTACCAAGAATAGTTGAGCAACAAATAAACTAAAATAGATATTAAAAACTTTCAAAACATGTAGTTTGAAGACATTGAATTACAAGATCTTATAAAAATTCAACCATCTAGCAAAGATGCAACATATGGTACTAATCAAAGAAACAGTTGCCAAGGAGCACCGAATGAAACACGAAGAACACGTAGCACTCTACCTAATTGGACGACTTTCAGTAAATTCATTTTTCCCAATATCCAAACTTGACACCTAAATCCCCTCACAAGAAACATAATAATGTGGCTCAGTCTAGACCCCACCCAAGAACAGGCACTTTACCAAGCTAGGGAACCAATCATTAGGTGCAATCCCAAGTGATCAGCACCCAACGAGTCAAGTGGACGATGCTTGATCCAGGTATTTCCAGGCACCCTGCCACGCAAAGGTGTTCAAATGCTACACCATAAGTTCTATGGAATATCTAACACGTAATGGTTTATATTTGGAGCCACATGATAACCAAAAATTACTGCAGGTAAAAACATAACCTTGCTTAAAAAACTGCAGCCAGCAACGTTTTCTTATTCCGCTTTCTTTTCTAAATCTTATTTGTATCCAACATTTCGTAAACTCGCTTTATTTTGAGGCATAGGTGGTTGTGGATgttcaattttaaaaatacgTCCACTTGGATTTGTAGGTCATGACTCAAGAGTAATTGGACTAATTGTAAATATGGATACACATACTGTGCATatctaagagcatgtacaccaatgaaaatgtaaaaatgctGATCAACAGtgcacttttttcattttacctactcacatcTCTTTCAACACTATaccaatattatttattttacctaactccaattaaaatatatattttttactcatttttttattatctttattgtttgaagagaggagaaaggaggggggagagagagaaagaaataataaaaaaagaaaggagtatgaatagtgcataggtaaaaatagagaacaaCTATTCACAAATGCATTTTAGCTCCTCTTTTAGCTCATTTGGTGTAGactattttttatgtttctcataggtaaaatagcaaaaaatgtatttttgctcATCTAGTGTACTTGCTCAGCCTCAATATGTAAATTGTCTTCATGCATGAAGGCAGGTTCCTTATTCCTTTCCATACGTAGTTTTGTGGAGGAATTTGTTTAACCTACTATTACGTTTTGAGTCTTTAAATCCCAATGCATGATTCCAAGTTCATGCAAGTGGGCAAGACCAGAAACTATGTCCCTGCACAAATCAAGAttgtcaaaactcaaaagaccAGAAACTATGTCCCTGCACAAATCAAGATATGGTTGTCATTTTCTTTGGTCTTGTCCCATTTAGGTTCAAGTGGGCAAGACCAGAAACTATGTCCCTGCACAAATCAAGATATGTTATCACCAATTGAGGAGGAACTCCATTCAAATGTTTGTCTGCTTGAAGAGCGAAGAACTGTTGGGTGTagggagaaaaataaaagtatgaTGGCCAAAAGAAAGAACCAATTATGAATTAAAACAGCTCTTATACCAAATGGAGTGACTGGCATGGCCATGAAAATCCATGTAATCCTCAACATCCATATAAGTTATAAACATTAAGTAAATCTTCTTAGTGAAATTGATCAAATACAGAAACAATCAATTACATATTAACTCCAAATAGTCCCCACATATTTTAATTCCTA carries:
- the LOC131321319 gene encoding uncharacterized protein LOC131321319, giving the protein MERVGALQRDFECGGASLSFSSDSSDVIVRSEIVCNVMNRDIVSGLAHLHELGIMHWDLKTQNVIVEKEHPSMPCQSGCSSSKFPLHGHGALTKQPASPRQVTKRKEASRTSASASLETSSNKPLFSKFTVSPLRRFQLIDSDSDDPSVSEDANKETNKVESPMKEKQCNDGNPTTSQLKRTKASVYLKQRIFGKISIQRRVSTSPLLLWTSSVKIEEYFRSGKEKKGDFVPRIQKLVSSRLSYFFPPGAIHNSVNKHSFASVIDYRYCALQSLQLIYTILIPKDAGKRRVHAVGQSGGHWYTGPDGKRVYISNNGQELAGRIAYIHYRKESGAGFKRSKKKTAAKNTSQKKKPAAKRK